ATCAGCAAATCCAAGTCTTGCGGGGCTAAATGGGTTGCTGCTAAAGCCGAGTTTAAGGCCCGTGCGCCCATTTCGGAAACGGTTTCTTCTGCCGAAACATGATGCCGAAACGCCACGCCTGTGTTTTTTTCAATGCGGCCAGGCGTTCCATCCGCCAAATGGTCTAAGGTGACGGAGGCGATCCTGTTTTGGGGCAAATAGGTTGCGATGGCAGCAATTTTAAGGTTCATACGGCACTCGCTTAATTTTGCGCATTTTGGTTCCCGCTTCCTGCTCCACCCGATTTTCGACGTGATATTGCACGCCCTCAATCCCAAACGATGCAAAAAGCGCATCTAAGGTGGTCATAAAGCGGGCTTTTAAGTCCTCGAAATCGGCGGCATCGCAGGCAATTCCCAAGGTCAGTTGGTTTTCGGCGGTTTGTACGATGCGGTATTGGGAAAAATCGTCGGTGGTTTGGGCAATGCGCCGCGCCACCAAGTCGGGATAAACGCGAATGCCCTTCAAAATCAGCACATCATCGTCCCGTCCTACAATGCGCTCAATCGCCAAACGCAGATCGCCACAGGCACAAGGCGTTTTTTTGACCTCCAGCACATCATTTAGTTTATACTTCACCACAGGCTGGCTGGATCGCGAGAAGTCCGTGACGATGGGGAAGAAATGGATTTCGTCTATCCATTCTTGGTCAAAATGAATAAAATCCTCGTTCAGGTGCATGGTTCCATGCGGGCAAGTGACCCCTAAAAACCCTTCGGTGCATTGATAGACTTCCGTTATGGGAACGCGAAACGTGGCTTCGATCCTGCGTTTATCGGCTTCGTGTAGGACTTCGGCAAAGGAAATGACCTGTTTGGGCGCAATTGAAAGGCGGTTTTGGTGCTGGGCTTGGGCAAGATCCACCAATAAAGACGGCTGTGAAGCCAAAATATCGGGTTGATACGCGGCAAGCTCGGCAATCAGTTCGGGCAAGGGCTTAAATAAGTCGAAATAGCGAAATTCAAAAAGCGAAGACTGCACCGAAGCATACAAGTTGCTATTGGCACGAAGAAAAAACGCCACTTTTTGTTTTTGGAAAAGCTTGGGCTGGATGACCCGCTTCATCACCAGAGCCACCCATTTGGCGCGTTCATCTTCCGATACCAAGAAAATGCCCCGCTTGCCACTGGTTCCCGTCGAAAGCCCAATCGTAATGCCGTTTAATTCCGTCTTGAAGTTGCGGCTTTTTTCGGCACCGAGCGCCACCGCCATTGCTTCTTCTTTCCGAATTTGGCAGGTATTGATTTCGTCGAAGTACGCCATGAACTCGGTTTTGGTAATCTGTGGCACGGCTTCCCAATCCAAATTCGCCCCTTTGAAAAATCGGGCATAAAACGGCGAGCGCCGCAATACCGTTTGGGCAAAGGCTTGCAGTTTTCGTTGCTGATAAGCTGCCAAGTCCGCCCGCGACCTAAAACGCGGTATGAGGGCGTTTTTCAGCCCATAAAAAAGGACTTTGCGTTTAAAGCCCATGTCGGATTCGGGTTAAAGTTTGAGGGCAATGGGTAAACAGAACTTGAAATTCGGGGTTTGCGGCTTCAAAACGTCGAATTTTGGCCTGGGTCTCCACAAAATCCGCCCAAGAATCGAAGAACAGTTTCACCACACGGCGCGGCAAAATTCCTGCGCGGTAGGTATCATAGGCCCAGGACGCATCCGTTCCAAAGAAGATTTTTTGGTCGTCCTGCTCAAAAATAAAGCCCAACATCCCCCGCGCATGACCTTCCAGTCGCACCAAGCGGAAGGCGGTTTGCTGGAAAAGGGTATAAACCGTCAAATCGGCTTCGTTCGTATAACTTGCATCCGCAAAGGCTTCAATCGTTTGGACGCGATCTGCAAAATCGGGCGGCAATAACCCATGCAGAATCCCTTTTTTGACGGCTTTAAAGCCTGAAAGCGCCTGCACCTCGGCCCAAGCATTGGCGCTGCATAAAAACTGGGCTTCGGGAAAATCTTTTAGCCCCGCCAAATGATCGCCATGAAAATGCGAGAGGATTATGTAGCGAATGGCTTCCGGGGCGATGCCTTTCTGGGCCAAAATCTGTGCGGCCGTTTCGCCTTCTTTCAGAAACATGGGGGTCATCCACCGATAGAAGCGGGCTGGGAACGATTCGGTGGCGCGTATAAATTCGGGGCTGTAACCGGTATCAAACATCACATAGCCCAGATCGGGCAGGTGAAGCAGCGCCCAAACCGCATAAAACGAGGTCTTGCCCCGTCCTTCCTTCGGATTGGCAACGGCGGCATGGGCAACGCAGTACCCCGAAGCAAAAAGTTCGAGGCTTAGGCTTGTTTTTTGTGCCATGCTACATATTCGTCTATGCCTTCAAACGTCGTCATCACGGGCTGGTACCGGAGGCGTTCTTGGGCTTTGGAGATGTTTAAGGTCAGGTTTACAAACAGAATTCCCACGCCGTAGCGCGTCAGGCTTGGTTCTTTATGGGGATGAAAGGTTTTGGCGATGTTTTCCAATAAACGGCCTGCCCAGAGCGCCACGCCTTTCGGAATTTTGCGCGTTGGTGGCTGAAGGTCGAGCTTGACCAAGGCATATTTGAGGGCTTCCCAAAACTTCACGGGCTGGCCATCGGTGATGTTGTAGGCTTCTCCACACGCATCGGCTGCCGCACGGATGCAGCAATGGATGGCTTCGATGACGTTTCGGACGCAGGTGAGGTCGCAAATAT
This DNA window, taken from Bacteroidetes Order II. bacterium, encodes the following:
- a CDS encoding MBL fold metallo-hydrolase, giving the protein MAQKTSLSLELFASGYCVAHAAVANPKEGRGKTSFYAVWALLHLPDLGYVMFDTGYSPEFIRATESFPARFYRWMTPMFLKEGETAAQILAQKGIAPEAIRYIILSHFHGDHLAGLKDFPEAQFLCSANAWAEVQALSGFKAVKKGILHGLLPPDFADRVQTIEAFADASYTNEADLTVYTLFQQTAFRLVRLEGHARGMLGFIFEQDDQKIFFGTDASWAYDTYRAGILPRRVVKLFFDSWADFVETQAKIRRFEAANPEFQVLFTHCPQTLTRIRHGL